Proteins from a genomic interval of Undibacterium parvum:
- the kdsB gene encoding 3-deoxy-manno-octulosonate cytidylyltransferase, translated as MGFTVIIPARMASSRLPNKPLADLGGKPMVVRTAERALLSGASQIMVATDHLDILAACKAHGIAACMTRADHPSGTDRIAEVAANMGLAADAVVVNVQGDEPLIDPDLIRATANLVSQSVPMATAAHALDGVQDVFNPNVVKVVLDKQGRAMYFSRATIPWDRDAFALNRDALPAGYAPLRHIGLYAYRNDFLQAYPLLEISPLEQIEALEQLRVLWNGHAIAVHVSAASPAPGVDTPEDLERVRQFY; from the coding sequence ATGGGTTTTACTGTCATTATTCCAGCCCGCATGGCCTCTAGCCGCCTGCCGAATAAGCCGCTGGCCGATCTGGGCGGCAAGCCTATGGTAGTGCGCACTGCTGAGCGCGCCTTATTATCCGGTGCCAGCCAGATTATGGTGGCGACTGACCATCTTGATATTCTCGCGGCCTGTAAAGCGCACGGCATTGCCGCCTGCATGACGCGTGCCGATCACCCTTCCGGCACCGATAGAATTGCCGAAGTTGCCGCCAACATGGGCTTGGCGGCCGATGCTGTGGTGGTCAATGTGCAGGGCGATGAACCTCTGATAGACCCGGATCTGATCCGTGCTACCGCTAATTTGGTGAGTCAGAGTGTGCCTATGGCAACCGCCGCGCATGCTTTAGACGGCGTGCAAGATGTGTTTAATCCGAATGTGGTGAAAGTGGTGCTGGATAAGCAGGGGCGTGCCATGTATTTTTCGCGTGCGACTATCCCCTGGGATAGGGATGCTTTTGCCTTGAATCGCGATGCCTTGCCCGCTGGTTATGCGCCTTTACGCCATATAGGTTTGTATGCCTACCGCAACGATTTCTTGCAAGCCTATCCCTTGCTGGAAATATCGCCACTGGAACAGATAGAGGCGCTAGAGCAATTGCGGGTGTTGTGGAATGGACATGCGATCGCTGTACACGTGAGTGCAGCGAGCCCTGCACCTGGTGTGGATACGCCGGAAGATTTAGAGCGGGTCAGGCAGTTTTATTGA
- the adk gene encoding adenylate kinase translates to MRLILLGAPGAGKGTQATYIKEKYNIPQISTGDMLRAAVKAGTALGIEAKKVMDAGGLVSDDIIIGLVKDRLTQADCANGYLFDGFPRTTPQADAMKDAGVSIDYVLEIDVPDSAIVERMSGRRVHSGSGRTYHVKFNPPKVEGRDDETGEELIQRDDDKVETVTKRLAVYHEQTEVLVGYYGDWAKSGKPGAPKYRKIAGVGPVEAIRDSAFAALSE, encoded by the coding sequence ATGCGTCTTATTTTGTTGGGAGCACCAGGAGCAGGTAAGGGTACACAAGCCACTTATATCAAGGAAAAATACAATATTCCTCAAATTTCTACCGGAGACATGTTACGCGCTGCAGTCAAGGCCGGTACAGCTCTCGGTATCGAAGCCAAAAAAGTCATGGATGCCGGTGGCTTGGTCTCTGATGACATCATCATAGGCTTGGTCAAAGACAGATTGACTCAGGCGGATTGCGCTAACGGTTATTTGTTCGATGGTTTTCCACGCACCACGCCACAAGCCGATGCGATGAAAGATGCTGGAGTGAGTATCGATTACGTATTGGAAATTGATGTACCAGACAGCGCAATTGTCGAACGCATGAGCGGTCGTCGTGTTCATTCCGGTTCGGGGCGTACCTATCATGTCAAATTCAATCCGCCAAAAGTTGAAGGCCGCGATGATGAGACTGGTGAAGAGTTAATCCAACGTGATGACGATAAAGTAGAAACCGTCACCAAGCGCTTGGCTGTCTACCATGAGCAAACTGAAGTCTTGGTTGGCTACTATGGTGATTGGGCAAAATCTGGCAAACCAGGCGCGCCTAAATATCGCAAAATCGCCGGCGTAGGCCCGGTTGAGGCAATTCGCGACAGTGCGTTCGCGGCACTGTCTGAATAA